One region of Wyeomyia smithii strain HCP4-BCI-WySm-NY-G18 chromosome 3, ASM2978416v1, whole genome shotgun sequence genomic DNA includes:
- the LOC129727060 gene encoding zinc finger protein OZF-like — MQSCRVCVETVVSKNSESLFSDNNMLANIIQELCGLEILRGDGLPEYACEKCCWNLKAAFKLKQQCIASDRKLRNCLKQEKETIDTLETETDAVPMISFKVIYDEILEPEPIEYVDTVHQRPTEKETAWEKPVKSPEIKSAKLDNFTCTTVRCCGCETIFESNDELVTHSKKFHESQRTSNEERPFECTVCYKRYISEKGLKLHKKGIYHIKQFQCVICGKRFNNTINLTNHERSHSKLKPFECTHCPKSFGSRSNLLAHLKLHSMVPEHTKHVCNLCGKGFSRKSYLKHHFSLLHSEETPFACTFCSSKFKAKANLRLHLRTHTQERPYSCELCDRTFMYPTDRKRHMIQHTGQKPFKCNDCDKAFTRKALLRKHRGCHETDESVNIAVM, encoded by the exons ATGCAAAGTTGTAGGGTTTGCGTTGAAACCGTTGTGTCAAAAAATAGTGAATCATTATTTTCGGATAATAATATGCTGGCCAATATAATTCAAGAATTATGTGGGCTTGAG ATTTTGAGAGGCGATGGATTACCTGAATATGCTTGTGAAAAGTGCTGCTGGAACCTTAAAGCTGcctttaaacttaaacaacaaTGTATAGCGTCCGATCGAAAACTAAGAAATTGTTTGAAGCAAGAAAAGGA GACAATCGATACACTGGAAACAGAAACCGATGCAGTTCCAATGATCAGCTTTAAAGTTATATATGATGAAATCTTAGAACCAGAGCCGATCGAATATGTTGATACTGTTCATCAAAGACCAACAGAAAAGGAAACAGCTTGGGAGAAGCCCGTAAAGTCCCCCGAAATCAAAAGTGCAAAACTCGATAATTTTACTTGCACAACCGTCAGATGTTGTGGATGTGAAACTATTTTTGAAAGCAACGATGAACTAGTGACTCACTCTAAAAAGTTTCACGAATCTCAGCGAACCTCCAACGAAGAACGTCCATTTGAGTGTACAGTTTGCTACAAACGTTACATCTCTGAAAAAGGACTCAAATTACACAAGAAAGGAATATATCATATAAAACAGTTCCAGTGTGTTATATGCGGAAAACGTTTCAACAATACAATCAATTTGACTAATCACGAACGCAGTCATTCAAAGTTGAAACCATTTGAATGTACTCACTGTCCGAAAAGTTTCGGCTCGCGGTCGAATCTCCTAGCACACCTTAAGTTACACTCGATGGTACCTGAACATACCAAGCACGTATGTAACCTGTGCGGAAAAGGATTCAGCCGAAAAAGTTATCTTAAACATCATTTCTCGCTATTGCATAGCGAAGAGACTCCTTTTGCTTGCACATTTTGCTCAAGCAAATTCAAAGCGAAGGCCAATCTGCGTTTACATTTGCGAACACACACCCAGGAAAGGCCGTATTCATGCGAGCTCTGTGACAGAACCTTTATGTATCCCACCGATCGTAAAAGACACATGATACAACATACAGGGCAAAAGCCATTCAAATGTAATGATTGTGATAAAGCTTTTACCAGAAAGGCACTTTTGAGAAAGCATCGGGGCTGTCACGAAACAGACGAAAGCGTAAACATAGCGGTTATGTAA
- the LOC129727059 gene encoding SUMO-activating enzyme subunit 2, protein MAAQLEGIFEPDLQKKIADSKILVVGAGGIGCEILKNLVLSGFQDIEIIDLDTIDVSNLNRQFLFHKEHVGKSKANVARQSALSFNPNVKIKAYHDSITTTNYGVSFFQQFNLVLNALDNRAARNHVNRLCLTADVPLIESGTAGYNGQVELIKRGMTQCYECTPKAAQKSFPGCTIRNTPSEPIHCIVWAKHLFNQLFGESNEDEDVSPDTADPEAGAEAGETALAAEANEKGNVDRVNTRTWAQQTGYDPEKIFNKLFYDDINYLLSMSNLWKNRTPPNPAKWDALEEDGGTVAPTDAVLRDQKVLSLVESAKVFGESIAALKEAFSKLTEGDHLVWDKDDKHAMDFVAACANIRAQIFNIPRKSRFEIKSMAGNIIPAIATTNAITAGVVVMHAFRVLKEKFDKCKSVYMRLRPNARNQLFVPDRDLNPPNPKCYVCAAKPEVVLKVDTKNVTVKELRDDILIKALNMIDPDVIIDGKGTIVISSEEGETDCNNGKKLEELQIVDGCILKVDDFVQNYELTVTVIHKDPGRDEPNFDIVADPDSLKPKQDETKEDDAKPSTSGQNGNSKAAQQAVNGADDDDDDDMCIIEEDAEEKAGPSKEADVTAGPSGAGTEKRKIDDSEEPATKKPRVSNDDDDDDDLIVIN, encoded by the exons ATGGCGGCTCAACTGGAAGGAATATTTGAACCAGATTTGCAGAAGAAAATTGCCGATTCTAAGATTTTGGTAGTTGGTGCCGGTGGCATTGGCTGCGAAATATTAAAAAACTTGGTACTGTCCGGCTTTCAGGACATTGAAATC ATTGATTTAGATACAATCGATGTAAGCAACCTGAACCGACAGTTTCTATTCCATAAAGAGCATGTTGGAAAGTCAAAGGCAAATGTTGCACGCCAAAGTGCGCTAAGTTTCAACCCAAACGTAAAAATTAAGGCTTATCATGACAGTATTACTAC AACTAACTACGGGGTGAGCTTCTTCCAACAATTCAACTTAGTATTGAATGCCTTGGACAATCGAGCTGCTCGCAATCACGTTAACAGACTTTGTCTAACAGCTGATGTACCGTTGATTGAATCAGGAACAGCCGGCTACAATGGACAAGTGGAACTAATTAAGCGTGGCATGACGCAGTGCTACGAATGTACACCAAAAGCAGCGCAAAAGAGTTTCCCAGGCTGTACCATTAGGAACACTCCCTCAGAGCCGATTCATTGTATTGTCTGGGCGAAACATTTGTTCAA TCAACTTTTTGGCGAGAGCAACGAAGACGAGGATGTTTCACCAGATACAGCGGATCCGGAAGCAGGTGCTGAAGCGGGTGAAACAGCACTAGCAGCAgaagcgaacgaaaaaggaaacGTAGATCGTGTCAACACACGTACCTGGGCTCAACAAACGGGATATGATCCGGAAAAAATCTTCAACAAATTGTTTTATGATGATATCAATTATTTATTGAGCATGTCCAACCTATGGAAGAATCGTACACCTCCAAATCCAGCTAAATGGGATGCTTTGGAAGAGGATGGAGGTACTGTTGCTCCAACCGATGCGGTTTTACGGGACCAGAAAGTTCTCAGTTTAGTTGAATCTGCTAAAGTATTCGGAGAGAGTATCGCAGCGTTGAAAGAAGCTTTTTCTAAACTGACCGAAGGTGATCACCTAGTATGGGATAAAGATGATAAACACGCAATGGATTTTGTGGCTGCGTGTGCCAACATTCGTGCGCAAATATTTAACATCCCTCGTAAGAGCCGATTCGAAATCAAATCGATGGCGGGAAATATCATTCCAGCAATTGCTACCACCAACGCTATCACTGCCGGCGTAGTAGTAATGCACGCTTTTCGTGTTCTTAAGGAAAAATTTGATAAATGTAAATCGGTTTACATGCGGCTGCGACCAAATGCTCGCAACCAATTGTTCGTTCCAGATAGAGATCTGAATCCTCCCAATCCTAAATGTTACGTTTGCGCAGCGAAACCGGAGGTTGTTCTCAAGGTAGACACTAAGAACGTCACAGTCAAAGAGCTTCGAGACGACATTCTTATCAAGGCGCTCAATATGATCGATCCGGATGTTATTATCGATGGGAAAGGCACTATTGTAATTTCGTCGGAAGAAGGTGAAACTGATTGCAATAATGGAAAGAAACTTGAAGAATTGCAAATTGTCGATGGTTGCATTCTAAAAGTGGACGATTTTGTTCAAAACTATGAACTAACGGTCACTGTAATCCACAAAGATCCTGGTCGTGACGAGCCcaacttcgacatcgttgctgATCCCGATTCACTTAAACCGAAGCAAGATGAAACAAAAGAGGATGATGCGAAACCCTCCACTTCTGGTCAGAATGGTAACTCGAAAGCAGCGCAGCAGGCAGTGAACGGtgcagatgatgatgatgacgacgacATGTGCATCATTGAAGAAGACGCAGAGGAAAAGGCAGGTCCATCAAAGGAAGCAGATGTAACCGCCGGTCCAAGTGGAGCTGGAACTGAGAAGCGAAAGATTGATGATAGCGAAGAGCCAGCCACTAAAAAACCTCGGGTCtccaatgatgatgatgacgacgacgatCTAATCGTCATCAATTGa
- the LOC129731809 gene encoding histone H1-I-like: MSASEAEYESSETDSPVIRTRPIPQQQKVSGSDDEGSENEDQEEFEEEEVDEQQKENPQSENRVAKSTVMPPASGPGAAVTVPQHPKYDKMVEEAVKELVENKRSGTSIQKILKFITNKYLIAEPKAKFFCKKSLEKGLKNEMYIKTSGVGFSGSVNFTTSYRKKLKAEQTKLLKPKKTKESKVKPKAKPAEAKTKKDTIAKKRGPTSKAEPKVKQAAVSKKDKNNNPAPKTGSKNAKIANTKTKISKTGKVRLSINAKIAPQPKAKPKVTAKVKPSVTPTEKKPAKTKPSAGPSKAKTTSSEAKVQAKKPKVKS; the protein is encoded by the coding sequence ATGAGTGCCTCAGAAGCCGAATATGAGTCATCGGAGACTGATTCTCCAGTCATTAGAACGAGACCAATTCCCCAGCAACAAAAAGTTAGCGGATCTGACGATGAGGGCTCTGAAAATGAAGACCAAGAAGAGTTTGAAGAAGAAGAAGTCGACGAACAACAAAAAGAAAACCCTCAATCAGAGAACAGAGTCGCAAAATCTACTGTTATGCCACCAGCGAGCGGCCCTGGTGCAGCAGTAACAGTACCCCAGCATCCTAAATATGATAAAATGGTAGAAGAAGCCGTCAAGGAACTGGTAGAGAACAAGCGAAGCGGAACGTCCATTCAGAAGATTTTAAAATTCATcacaaataaatatttgattgccGAGCCGAAAgctaaatttttttgtaaaaaatccTTAGAAAAGGGACTCAAGAATGAAATGTACATAAAAACCAGCGGAGTTGGCTTCAGTGGATCAGTTAATTTCACGACCTCTTATAGGAAAAAACTAAAAGCTGAGCAAACCAAGTTACTAAAACCTAAGAAAACCAAAGAATCAAAAGTGAAACCCAAAGCCAAGCCGGCCGAGGCAAAAACTAAAAAAGATACGATCGCTAAAAAACGAGGACCTACCAGTAAGGCCGAGCCTAAAGTGAAACAAGCAGCTGTATCCAAGAAAGACAAAAATAACAATCCTGCACCCAAGACGGGttccaaaaatgcaaaaatagcaaataccAAGACCAAAATTTCCAAAACGGGAAAAGTGAGACTCTCTATTAACGCAAAAATTGCCCCACAACCTAAAGCCAAACCGAAAGTCACAGCCAAAGTTAAACCATCTGTTACACCGACGGAAAAGAAGCCGGCCAAGACTAAACCCAGTGCTGGGCCTTCTAAGGCAAAGACAACATCGTCTGAAGCAAAAGTTCAAGCTAAAAAGCCGAAAGTAAAATCTTAA
- the LOC129731808 gene encoding zinc finger protein ZFP2-like: MEISENICRICLAGGTTDIDCLMVDIFEEKKEFSIPDVLQIICGLEVSEESQLPRLICVICYSRLADAYNLREQCRQAHETLVVMFNNTRDSGKCEENEQDGMFDIEYLDDPEEDVQETGEEITEIKEELVEDMCAIDIQDTVIEDELVNRCCGCDKSYKTELELRKHSIRLHRRNQIDTTEEGKVQCNVCFGNFSSAYKLKIHKTGKNNLKSLQKCNYCGCIFFSSSGLLNHQKLFHTDKLFKCCRCDFSSLEISKLLLHVEEHREVNPSKFQASRYQCNLCLTRFENAEDVRTHERYPYRKFKTKQSKSENSIDFNVIRCCGCPKIFNSTADLRDHQEKVHFPQRTISTASLEGELSIECGGCYRTFRSDSMLQKHLQRAAKRKLYACSKCSVSRRTLKELKEHEATHMGRGAFICCGCRKGFETQDALDNHSLEIHAKRPKIYHNDASDTERPFECPICYRRYKTSRDLRGHQRYVYYDKAHMCEICGKGFAQESILTVHMARHKSEANFPCPICGKKYKHETIVRDCITRHNRPKEHKCKICNVRFSGASNLYSHMISHSEDRRYKCDICGQKFKRSFHLRKHKSIHTSERNYPCRYCPSRFSSTTELYKHEIRHTGQYPYECSLCSKKLTTRQVYIKHFESHIEDRHKIFCCEICPQRFSQNHFLSNHIKYTHRIEPQDKNWNEKFNRRGPRRTKGGSRVAGVRFIDTAGACEPEETTPEIETMSGLEIVDEEVELENDCE; encoded by the exons ATGGAGATTTCGGAAAATATTTGTCGCATATGTTTAGCCGGTGGCACAACGGACATTGATTGTCTCATGGTTGACATATTTGAGGAAAAGAAG GAATTTTCCATCCCAGATGTTTTGCAAATTATATGTGGCTTAGAG GTATCTGAAGAAAGTCAACTCCCTAGACTTATTTGCGTTATATGTTACTCGCGACTAGCAGATGCATATAACTTACGAGAGCAATGCCGGCAAGCACACGAAACGCTCGTTGTTATGTTTAATAATACGAGAGATAGCGGCAAGTGTGAAGAAAATGAACAAGATGGCATGTTCGATATAGAGTATCTAGATGATCCAGAAGAAGATGTTCAAGAGACCGGAGAAGAGATTACGGAAATAAAAGAGGAACTGGTCGAAGACATGTGTGCGATAGACATTCAGGACACCGTTATTGAAGATGAACTCGTTAATCGATGCTGTGGGTGTGATAAATCTTACAAAACCGAACTAGAGCTAAGAAAACATTCAATTCGTTTACATCGTCGCAATCAAATAGATACTACCGAGGAAGGAAAGGTGCAGTGTAATGTGTGCTTTGGAAACTTCAGCAGTGCTTACAAATTAAAGATTCACAAGACTGGAAAGAATAATTTAAAATCACTCCAGAAATGTAATTATTGCGGCTGCATTTTTTTCTCCAGCAGCGGTCTTCTGAATCACCAAAAGTTGTTTCATACGGACAAGCTCTTCAAATGTTGCAGATGTGATTTCAGCAGTCTAGAGATTAGTAAACTTTTGCTGCATGTAGAAGAACATAGAGAAGTGAATCCTTCAAAGTTTCAAGCATCGCGATATCAATGTAATCTGTGCCTAACACGATTTGAAAACGCTGAAGATGTAAGAACTCATGAGCGCTATCCATATCggaaatttaaaactaagcAAAGTAAATCAGAAAATAGCATCGATTTTAACGTAATTCGTTGCTGTGGTTGTCCTAAAATCTTTAACTCTACTGCCGATTTGCGCGACCACCAGGAAAAAGTTCACTTTCCGCAACGAACGATATCGACCGCTAGTCTGGAAGGTGAGTTGTCTATTGAATGTGGGGGCTGCTATAGAACGTTCCGAAGTGATAGTATGCTACAAAAACACCTTCAACGCGCTGCAAAAAGAAAACTTTACGCTTGTAGTAAGTGCAGCGTTTCACGACGCACTTTGAAGGAATTGAAGGAGCATGAAGCTACTCATATGGGAAGAGGGGCTTTTATCTGTTGTGGATGTCGTAAGGGCTTTGAAACGCAGGATGCCTTAGATAATCACTCACTAGAGATTCATGCCAAACGACCAAAGATTTACCATAACGACGCATCGGATACGGAGAGACCTTTTGAATGCCCTATATGCTACCGGCGGTACAAAACGTCGAGAGATCTTCGAGGTCACCAACGATACGTTTACTACGATAAGGCTCATATGTGCGAAATTTGCGGAAAAG GATTCGCTCAGGAAAGTATACTCACAGTGCATATGGCACGGCACAAATCCGAAGCTAATTTTCCTTGTCCAATCTGTGgcaaaaaatataaacatgAAACGATTGTTCGCGATTGTATCACTCGCCATAATAGACCCAAGGAACATAAGTGCAAAATCTGTAACGTCAGATTTTCAGGAGCTTCAAATCTTTATTCGCATATGATATCGCACTCGGAAGATCGCCGTTATAAGTGCGACATTTGTGGTCAAAAGTTCAAACGAAGCTTTCACCTTAGAAAACACAAAAGTATCCATACTAGCGAAAGGAACTATCCGTGTAGATACTGCCCGTCGCGGTTCAGCTCCACGACTGAGCTATACAAGCACGAGATCCGTCACACAGGACAATATCCATATGAATGCAGCTTATGCAGCAAAAAGCTTACGACACGTCAGGTCTACATAAAACACTTCGAAAGTCATATCGAAGACCGTCACAAAATATTTTGTTGTGAAATTTGCCCACAACGCTTCAGTCAGAACCACTTCTTGTCGAATCACATAAAATACACACATCGGATTGAGCCGCAAGACAAAAACTGGAACGAAAAGTTCAACCGGCGGGGGCCCAGAAGAACAAAAGGAGGTTCCAGAGTAGCTGGAGTTAGGTTTATAGATACTGCAGGAGCTTGTGAACCAGAAGAAACAACTCCGGAAATAGAAACGATGTCAGGTTTGGAAATAGTAGACGAGGAAGTAGAGTTGGAGAATGATTGTGAATAG